From a region of the Mucilaginibacter auburnensis genome:
- a CDS encoding PQQ-dependent sugar dehydrogenase, which produces MKSKALILCAVFATSACIGQNKKPDPSKAVTVSTRSGQKINLPAPYQTKSTTLNSNVVGWPKNVTPVAPSGFKVEKFAGALDNPRNIYIGPNGDVFVAEANTEVSGLKKIGADLIGKSKSQKLTESANRIILLRDENGDGNADTRIVFLTGLNKPFGMLILNNWFYVANTDGLWRFPYKTGDTKITGKGTKITDLPAGGYNNHWTRNLIANANGTKIYISVGSASNVAEHGLQEEVNRAAILEINPDGSGKRVYAGGLRNPVGMSFQPGTGTLWTAVNERDELGDELVPDYLTSVKEGGFYGWPLAYYGPHADPSYKGPVDKGLVDRAIVPDVALGAHTASLGLTFYTGKKFPAKYQNGAFVGQHGSWNRSQLSGYKVVFVPFTNGKPGIPEDFLTGFIVQQGKKDVHGRPVGVTVAKDGSLLVADDVGNCIWRVLPK; this is translated from the coding sequence ATGAAAAGTAAAGCACTTATACTCTGCGCTGTTTTTGCCACATCAGCATGCATAGGGCAGAATAAAAAACCAGACCCCTCCAAAGCGGTTACCGTAAGCACGCGCAGCGGACAAAAAATTAACTTGCCAGCGCCATATCAAACAAAGTCTACCACATTAAACAGCAATGTGGTTGGCTGGCCCAAAAACGTAACTCCTGTTGCACCTTCAGGTTTTAAAGTAGAAAAGTTTGCAGGCGCACTTGATAACCCCCGCAACATTTATATTGGCCCCAATGGCGATGTTTTTGTTGCAGAAGCCAATACCGAAGTTAGCGGCTTGAAGAAAATTGGTGCCGATCTGATCGGGAAAAGTAAATCACAGAAATTAACCGAAAGCGCCAATCGCATAATATTGTTAAGGGATGAAAACGGAGATGGCAACGCCGATACAAGAATAGTTTTCTTAACCGGACTTAATAAGCCATTTGGTATGCTAATTTTAAACAACTGGTTCTATGTAGCTAATACAGATGGCTTGTGGCGTTTCCCTTATAAAACCGGCGATACCAAAATTACAGGTAAGGGAACAAAAATAACAGATTTACCCGCGGGGGGATATAATAACCACTGGACACGTAACCTTATAGCCAACGCAAATGGCACCAAGATCTACATTTCGGTAGGGTCTGCAAGTAATGTTGCCGAGCACGGTTTGCAGGAAGAGGTTAATCGCGCGGCCATTTTAGAGATCAACCCGGATGGCAGCGGTAAGCGTGTTTATGCAGGTGGTTTGCGTAACCCGGTAGGCATGTCTTTCCAACCCGGAACCGGCACTTTGTGGACAGCCGTTAATGAACGCGATGAACTGGGCGACGAATTGGTGCCAGATTATTTGACCAGCGTTAAGGAAGGTGGCTTTTATGGCTGGCCGCTGGCTTATTATGGTCCGCATGCCGATCCATCTTACAAAGGCCCTGTAGATAAAGGGTTAGTTGATCGTGCAATAGTACCCGATGTTGCTTTGGGTGCACATACCGCCTCGCTCGGACTGACTTTTTACACAGGCAAAAAATTTCCTGCGAAATACCAGAACGGAGCTTTTGTTGGTCAGCATGGTTCATGGAATCGCTCACAGTTATCAGGATATAAAGTGGTTTTTGTGCCCTTCACTAATGGAAAACCCGGTATACCCGAAGATTTTTTAACCGGCTTTATTGTTCAGCAAGGTAAAAAAGATGTGCATGGCAGGCCTGTTGGTGTAACTGTTGCAAAAGACGGCAGCTTGCTGGTTGCCGATGATGTAGGCAATTGCATCTGGCGTGTGCTTCCTAAATAA